The segment GTGCCTGACGCTTGTGTGTCCCGTTATAGCCGGACGACGCCGCGTGCGCGGCCCGATCGGCCTTTTCCCCTCCGCCCGGCGGTCGGTCCGGGCGGCCTGTCCGGGGATCGTTCTCAGGTTCCGTCACGGCCCACGGACTGTAGGACGCCTCGGCCCGTCACCGGGTTCCGGGACTTTCCAACTGACCCCGGACGTCACCTTTTACGTACTTTACGTACCCGCCACGTTCGGTGCGACGCATCCGTCCGGCCACCCGGCAGGTCACTCCAGAATCGTTCGCCCCGGAGGGATCCGTCGAAGGATCACCGTCGAACATGTTCAGTCGATCGCAATTGACGGCAAGCAGCGGCATTTTTCAGCCAAGTTCACCAACCCATGACGAATACCCTTTACTCCGGAACCCTCAGTCAAGAGCACCCCAAAGCATTCTCAAGCCCCCGTAGACACCATCAATCCCACTGGTGCAATGCTGGACATCGGCTGACATCTGCGTGTAGATGTGGACCCCTTGCTGGCGGCGCAAAATGACCTGGGGGTTTGCGATGCTTTGGCACGAAGCACACCCATCGGAAAGATCGCTCCTATGAGCGCACCTCACCTTCCGAAAGTGGCCGGAATCGATTCTTCGATTCCTCACTCCGCGCAGACTGCGGCGGCTCCGCCCACGACCGTCGCCGCTTCTCCGCCGTCCCCGCCCGGCCCGCCCGCGCCCGACCCGTCCGACCCGTCCGGGCCGTCGTCTGCGGATGGCCCGACTGCCCCGAGCGCCCAGGGAACTTCACGTTCCCCAGGGGGCGTGTCGGTGGTCGAAGGGGCGTGCACGGACCCCGGCGCGCCGGTCGCGTTCGGCGAGCGCGTGGCGGACCGGGTCGCCGATCTCACCACCCTGCACGAGCTGACCGGCCGTCTGACCGCCGTCGCATCGCTCGACGCGGCCCTCGACGAGGTGTTGCGGGCAGGCGCCGGGATCGTCGGTGCCCGTCGCGGGCTGATCGTCCTCGAACCCCCGCCCGGCACCACCGCGCTCACCTCACCGGTGTCCGTCACCCGCGGATACGGGCTCAGCCACGCGGAGCTGGGCCATATCGAGACCGTGCCCCGCCCGCTGACCGCATACGGCCGCATCCTCGAAGGCACCGAAAGCACCGAAGGCGCCGAAGGCATCGACGCCCCCGCCCGGCGCGCGGTGCGAACGGAGCCGGCCGGCCCCGCGCCGGAGCACGGCACGCCCGACGGTTCCGCGCCCGGCTCGTGGCCGTACCCCCCGCCCTGCCCCCGGTCCCCGGCCGTCGCCCACCCGGACATCCTCAACGACGACTCCCTCGACCCACTGCGCCGCGAGGTCGCCGTGCGTCTGGGCTGCGCCGCCGCGTACACCCAGCCGCTGATGTCGCGGACCGCCGGCACCCTCGGCGCCGCCGTCTGGCTCTACGACACACCCACCGTCCCCACCGACCGCCACCGGCGGCTCGTGGACGACTACATGCGGTACGCCGCCGAGCACCTGGCCCGCCTGGCCGAGCTGGCGGAGGCCCGGCGGGCCGTCGCGAGCATCGCCGATGAACTGCTCCCGAGCCGGTTGCCGCACGTCCCCGGCGTCCGGCTCGCGGCCCGGCACCGCACCGGTCCGCACGGCCCGCGCGGCAACTGGTACGACGCCCTTCCACTGCCGGAGGGCGCGCTGGGCCTGGCCGTGGGCTCGGTCGGCGGTACGGGTCCGAGGGCGCTCGCCGCGGTGGGACGGCTGCGCGCCTCCCTGCGGGCGTACGCGGTCATGGAGGGCGAGGATCCGGTCGCGGTGCTGTCGGATCTGGAACTGCTGCTGCGGCTGACGGAACCGGCCGGGACGGCGACGGCGCTGTTCGCCTACGCCGAGCCCGCCGCCGGGAAGATGGTGCTGGCCGGGGCCGGGCACACACCTCCCCTGCTGATCGGCGAGCGGCGCACGGAGTTCGTGGAGACATCGCTGTCGGCGCCGCTGGGGATGCTCGCGTGCTGGGAGGCGCCGAGCGTGGAGCTGTGCCCCGAACCGGGAGAAACGGTGCTCCTCTATACGGACGGGCTGCTGCGGCGAACCGGGGAGCCGATGGACCGGGCGTTCACCCGGCTGCACGCGGCGGCGGCGAGCGTACCGAGGGCGGCCCGGGAGGACCCCGGGGCGGTCGCGGACCATGTACTGCACACACTGTTTCCGCGGGCCCCCGAGCCCGCGGGGTGGCCGGAGGAGGACACTCCGGTGGCTCCGGCACTTCCCGGCGGAGGCCCGGACGGGGAGGTTCCGGGGTACGAGTACGGGGCCCGGCCCGCCCCGCGGGACGGCTTCCGGCCGGGGGCACCGCGCTCCGCGGCGTACGGCGACGGTGAGGACGACATCGTCCTGCTCGCCGTCCGCTTCGGCTGACCGGCGGACGAGTCCACTGGTACACCCGTTATGTCGGACTCATCACACCCTTCGAGGCCCTCTTCACCACGCACATACGATGGAGTCCGGTCCGATGACGTGTCGAGGAGGCAGACGTGGCCGAGGAGCTCATCCCGAGTACCCCGGATGAAGAAGAGCAGTCGGCGAAGCCGCGTAAGAACGGCCTCTACCCCGAGGTTTCCGAGGAACTTGCCGCGAACATGGCAAGCGGCTGGGCGGACACCGAGCAGCGCGACCTGAGCCCGGTCGAGCAGGCCTCCTATGCGGCCGGGCGCCGTGCGGCGCTCTCGGCGCGCTTCCCCGGAGAGCGTCTGGTGGTCCCCTCCGGGAAGCTGAAGACGCGGTCCAACGACACGGAGTACCCCTTCCGTGCCGCGACCGAGTACGTGTATCTGACCGCCGACCAGAGCGAGGACGGCGTCCTCGTCCTGGAGCCGGTAGCCGACGGCCACGAGGCCACCCTCTATCTGCTGCCGCGCTCCAACCGGGAGAACGGCGAGTTCTGGCTCTCCGGCCAGGGCGAACTGTGGATCGGCCGCCGCCACTCGCTGGCCGAGAAGGCGGTGCTGCTGGGCATCCGGACCGGAGACGTCCGCGAGCTGCCGACGGCGCTGCGCGAGGCCACCGGGCCGGTGCGGATCGTCCGCGGTCATGACGCCGAGTTCGAGTCGGCGCTGACCGACAAGGTCACCGGCGAGCGGGACGAGGAGCTGCGGATCTACCTCTCCGAGGCGCGCGCGGTCAAGGACGCGTTCGAGATCGGGGAGCTGCAGAAGGCCTGCGACTCGACCGCCCGCGGTTTCGAGGATGTCGTCAAGGTTCTCGACCGGGCCGAGGCGACCAGCGAGCGCTACATTGAAGGAACGTTCTTCCTGAGGGCTCGGGTCGAGGGCAACGACGTCGGCTACGGCTCCATCTGCGCCTCCGGCCCGCACGCCACCACCCTCCACTGGGTGCGCAACGACGGCCCGGTCCGCTCCGGCGATCTGCTGCTGCTGGACGCGGGCGTGGAGACCACCACCCTCTACACCGCGGACGTCACCCGCACGCTGCCGGTCAACGGCCGCTTCGACGAGCTTCAGCGGAAGATCTACGACGCGGTGTACGACGCCCAGGAGGCCGGGATCGCGGCCGTGAAGCCGGGCGCGAAGTACCGCGACTTCCATGACGCGGCCCAGCGGGTACTGGCCGAGCGGCTGGTCGAGTGGGGGCTGCTGGAGGGCCCGGTCGAGCGGGTCCTGGAGCTGGGTCTCCAGCGCCGCTGGACCCTGCACGGCACCGGTCACATGCTCGGCCTCGACGTCCACGACTGCGCCGCCGCGCGCACTGAGGCGTATGTCGACGGGACGCTGGAGCCGGGCATGTGCCTGACGGTGGAGCCGGGGCTCTACTTCCAGGCGGACGACCTGACCGTCCCGGAGGAGTACCGGGGCATCGGCATCCGGATCGAGGACGACATCCTCATCACGGAGGACGGCAACCGGAATCTGTCGGACACGCTGCCGCGGCAGGCCGACGAGGTCGAGGCCTGGATGGCATCGCTGAAGGGCTGACCCGGACACGGAGTCACCGGAGGACGCGACTGCGCGAGGTCCCGGTGAGGGGAGGCCCCTCACTCACGAGACCTTGAGCAGCGCGTCCTCCCGCCATTTCAGGATCTTGTCGAAACTCACGACGGCACC is part of the Streptomyces qinzhouensis genome and harbors:
- a CDS encoding PP2C family protein-serine/threonine phosphatase; this translates as MVEGACTDPGAPVAFGERVADRVADLTTLHELTGRLTAVASLDAALDEVLRAGAGIVGARRGLIVLEPPPGTTALTSPVSVTRGYGLSHAELGHIETVPRPLTAYGRILEGTESTEGAEGIDAPARRAVRTEPAGPAPEHGTPDGSAPGSWPYPPPCPRSPAVAHPDILNDDSLDPLRREVAVRLGCAAAYTQPLMSRTAGTLGAAVWLYDTPTVPTDRHRRLVDDYMRYAAEHLARLAELAEARRAVASIADELLPSRLPHVPGVRLAARHRTGPHGPRGNWYDALPLPEGALGLAVGSVGGTGPRALAAVGRLRASLRAYAVMEGEDPVAVLSDLELLLRLTEPAGTATALFAYAEPAAGKMVLAGAGHTPPLLIGERRTEFVETSLSAPLGMLACWEAPSVELCPEPGETVLLYTDGLLRRTGEPMDRAFTRLHAAAASVPRAAREDPGAVADHVLHTLFPRAPEPAGWPEEDTPVAPALPGGGPDGEVPGYEYGARPAPRDGFRPGAPRSAAYGDGEDDIVLLAVRFG
- a CDS encoding aminopeptidase P family protein, which produces MAEELIPSTPDEEEQSAKPRKNGLYPEVSEELAANMASGWADTEQRDLSPVEQASYAAGRRAALSARFPGERLVVPSGKLKTRSNDTEYPFRAATEYVYLTADQSEDGVLVLEPVADGHEATLYLLPRSNRENGEFWLSGQGELWIGRRHSLAEKAVLLGIRTGDVRELPTALREATGPVRIVRGHDAEFESALTDKVTGERDEELRIYLSEARAVKDAFEIGELQKACDSTARGFEDVVKVLDRAEATSERYIEGTFFLRARVEGNDVGYGSICASGPHATTLHWVRNDGPVRSGDLLLLDAGVETTTLYTADVTRTLPVNGRFDELQRKIYDAVYDAQEAGIAAVKPGAKYRDFHDAAQRVLAERLVEWGLLEGPVERVLELGLQRRWTLHGTGHMLGLDVHDCAAARTEAYVDGTLEPGMCLTVEPGLYFQADDLTVPEEYRGIGIRIEDDILITEDGNRNLSDTLPRQADEVEAWMASLKG